ATCACGAAATGTGTTTTACGTGCAAGAGAAGAAATTAGAGGAAAGGAATTAGAGTTCTCGTCCTGTTGCTGTCGAGTGTTCAACAAATGAACGCTATTGCACAAATTATGGCGAATTATGGCGAAAATATGCGAAAATCGCTTATTTCAATGCAAAATTGCGTCTGGCATGCAATTTGCAACACGTAAAACACAGGTTGCAGATAACATTGTGCACCTGAACACCACACAGTAGCGTAAAATTCACAGGAGGACGCTATCATGCAAAAATTGCTCTATCTTATTCTAATCATAAACCTAAGTCTATCATTGAGTTGGATTCCCAACGCACACACGGACGCGGAAAAAGACTGTGACATGGACGTTGTGGAAGTGGAGGAAGTCACAGTAACAGCAACGCGCGCTGAGAAAGAACCTTTCAAAACGCCTAACGCTATTACTGTTCTTAACCTCAAACAGTTGGAACGGACCAACGCAGAACACGCGTCCAACCTACTTCGTGATGCCGTCGGTGTTAGCGCACAACAAACAACAGTTGGACAGGGTTCTCCATTACTCCGAGGATTGACTGGCTATCAGACGTTGATACAGGTCGACTGGGTTCGCCTGAATAATTCCACATTTCGTTCGGGACCCAATCAGTACACGGCAACCATCGGACCAGAGATGTTAGATCGCGCAGAGGTGTTACTCGGTTCAAGCTCGATGTTATATGGAAGCGGTGCTATGGGGGGTGTCGTGAGTTTCTTTACGAAAACGGTTCCGATCAATCCAGCACAACAAACTTGGGATATACACCCACGACTCTTTGCTCGTTATACGACAGCCACACAGGAACGACTGGGTCGGTTAGAGGTAACAGGAAACAAAGGACGATTTGGATTCATCGCTGGCGGTGGTGTGCGATTTTATGGAGATATGAACCCTGGGAGTGGGTACGATCTCCATTACAAAAATCGGAAGTTTGAAATCGTGAACGAAATGCCAAGCGGCGTGAAACTCTATGACTATGATGAGATCAGTAAGTTGTCAAAAGATAATATCCCCGAGAGATGGCTCATTGACACCGAGGGTCCGCTGGGCTGGAAAGCCTACGATGCCGATGCAAAAATTGCGTATCAACTCAGCGATACAAGCACTCTCAACGTTGCCTACCAGATGTGGAAGCAGCCGCAAACTCCGCGCTACGATAAAATCGCGCCCCAGGAGTTTGACGAATTCTTTTTTGAGCCGCAAAATCGTGATCTCGTTTATGCCAATTATTTAGTAACCCCGGCAGCGGGAAGCCTCGACTCGTTCCGTTTGACCGCCTCTTATCACCGTCAAAAAGAGGGACGAAATGAGGTAGTCCTCGACGCGACATCCCGACGGCAGCGATATGACACGGTTAACACGATCGGTTTAAGCGCGCAAGCCGTTAGCTCAATCCTGCCTCGGCAACGCTTGGTCGGTGGCGGTGAATTCTACATGGACATGATCCAGAGTCGGACCGTCAAAACTGATCTTAAGACAGGCACAGAAGATATTAATGAAGACGTTGGGCGTTTCATCAACGGTTCTCAGTTCTGGGATGCGAGTCTGTATCTTCAAGATGAAATTACGTTACATGACCGTGTGGAACTCACACTCGGCGGTCGTGCTACATTTTATCAAACCAATGCAGATCTCTCTGTCCGAGACAAGGCTTTTGATGCCTTCAATGCATTCGACAACAGTTTGACTGGAAGTGCTGGTGTGGTTGTCAGTTTGACGGAGTATCTGAACTTCGTCAGCAACTTTGGAACAGCGTTTCGTGCGCCTTCGTTGAACGACACAACAGCGGTGGAAGTCACCAATGAGGGTGTCACAGCACCGAGTCCCGATCTTGGACCGGAAACTTCGTGGACAGTTGAGAGCGGTCTCAAGGCGAAACATTCCTACTTCCGTGGTGCCCTGACACTCTTCCACAGTCGGGTTAGCGGTTTAGTGGCGCGCAAACCTGTTCAAGAGGCGTATGCTGGCGAAACACTCCCGCAACTCCACCAAGATCTCATCACAGAATACGAAGGAATTGACGTACTCGTGTTTGATAATGTCGATGAAGCACAGTTTCAAGGGATTGAATTAGCAGGGTTAATACCGATTGATCCGGTCTGGTCGGTCTTTGGTAATGCGGCATTGATACGCGGGGAAGTCCTCAAAATTGGGGGCAAAGCACCAGATCCGAGTAAGCCGTGGGAAGCACGTACTCGGAGAGAACCGCCGTTGAACGGGATCGTTGGAGTCCAGTGGGAACCGGTGAATACGCAGTATTGGGCGATGCTCTATGTGCGCGCTGCGGCTGATCAGAGACGGTTGAACCGGAGCGATATTCGCGACCCACGGATGCCGGGAAAAACACGCGATCCAGCCGAAGTTGAATTCGATTCCAATGGCTATGCAGTAGATGCCGGGACACCGGGATGGTGGACACTCAACGTCCGCGGCGGGATTAGACTCTTCGATGACACACGCTTGACGTTGACCCTTGAAAACCTGCTCGATCAACGGTATCGTCCACACGGCACTGGTGTAAACGCGCCAGGTTTCAACGTGAGCCTGAGTCTGGACAATCGGTTTTAGTGGTTATCAGTTTGCCTCGCAGTGAGAGTTAAGAGGTTTTTCGGTAACAATTCAAACACTATTGGAGTCGTCCAAACTGGGAATAATTGTTACTAAAGTAACGTGAACGTGAGTTTGATAAAAGTGTGAAGTTGGGTTTCGCTACCGGTATTGATACAGAAAGTGGTCCTGAAAAACGAAATATCTGTTCATATTACGCGGCTTTCTATGGGTGTTTACCGCTCTACCTAGGGGAAACACCCAAGCAAAAACACCTACAGATTTATTCTCAAACTGGCATTACAAAGTAGCCGCTTAACTGATGACTGACAACCATTTATAGTACATCAAATTTCTTTTTGATAAATTCGACCACAACTGCCGGTACCATCTCCCGCAATTTCTCCGCACTCACCTTCCGTTGTGCCATCTGCACAACCTCCATCACAAGCGTTGAACTGATATGCGCATATTGCGTATTTGCCATCATAAAGAGGGTATCAATGTCGGGAGCAATCTGTTGATTCATCCGCGCCATCTTGAATTCCCATTCAAAATCGGAGATCTCGCGTAAACCCCGGATAATGGCACACGCCCCCCGTGTCTGTGCGTAATGCACCGTCAATCCGGTATAGCCATCAATCGTGGCTTGCGGATACGGTTCAATGACGGCCTGAAGCATTTCGGTGCGTTCGTCAAGTGTGAAACGCGCCGGTTTGGCAGGATTGACACCAATGGCAACGACAAGTTCATCAAAGACACCAAGGGCGCAAATCCGATCAATGAGATCGGCGTGTCCGTTGGTGACGGGGTCGAAACTCGCGGGGAAGATGGCGATTTTCTTTGGCATATTTTTTAATTTTTCCTTGGGGAGGAACAACGGGCGTTTGAAGGATAACAGGCGTTCTTTATATCCGCTCTCCATTTCATTACGAGCTACAGGTTTTGATACTACCTTCAAATTTTATCACAAATGCTTGCGTAAAGCAAGTCCTCCTATTTTTAGCAAAAATCAAAAAAAGTTGCTTGTATTTTTGCACGCGTGATATAATAGCCCTATTACATAGCAAGGAGGCTAACTCATGGGAAAAATTAATACACTTGTCTTTGCAGGCGGAGCAATCCATGACTGGAAAGGCTGTAGTGATGAAATTGTGAAGGTGCTCTCACAGCGAGATGAATTTGAGATTACCAGAGTCGAGGAAGACCTGGATGCTCTCGTTTCACCGAATTTAGATTCGTATGATCTCATCGTCTTCTATTACACAATAGGTGAGATTTCGGACGCGCAGAAGAACGGTTTGCTGAACCATGTCGCTTCGGGTAAAGGCTACGTCGGTGTGCACTCGGCGGCGGATTCGTTCCGCGGGTGTCCAGAGTACCGGTCAATGGTAGGTGGTTATTTCGTTACACATCCGCGCTATCGTGACTACCAAGTCAGCATCGTCGATAGTGAACACGAAATCACAGAAGGGCTCGACGAGTTTGTCGTGACAGATGAGCAGTATATCCTTGATTACGATCCTCGGAACCATATACTTGCGTCAGCATTATGGCAAGGTGCCGCGGCACCGGTAGCATGGACAAAGAACTGGGGCGAAGGTAAAGTTTTCTATCTCGCGCTCGGCCACGACGCAGCAGCGTGTCAACACGAGATGTTTGGGAGACTTCTGGAGCGCGGTGCCCTTTGGGCAGGTAGCAACGGTGCCGAATAAACGCTAAGTCTTTTGTTATAGCGAATATCTTTCTTAGTGAAGCGCGAGGTCCCTGTAATATAGGTTGCCCAACAACTTTTCTTAAACCTCGCGCTCACTGTTACGCTACATTCTTCGCATTGCGTTTTTTAAATAGCAACAGAAAAGCGTCAGTGACCCCCAACTAAAGTTTGGGGGACTTGTGCGAAGCGCAGGTTTCCAAGCGTCCACTCCACAAGTTAAACCACTTTCTACACACAATATCACCGTATCTTGGCGTGGCAGCCGAAACAANNNNNNNNNAGGATGCTCCCCAAGTCTCTATCAAACTTGGATACTGTGATGTGGAAGGGGAAACATACAACCCGAGAGGGAGATTACCAACAAAATCTTTTGGTAGGACACCGGGTCAGGTCTATGAGACGGAAAGTGCGAGTTCTGTTCAACGAAGCAGCCCCATCTGAATCCAAACACCCAATGTGCAGGTGGTGTTAAAACAGCACTTTACATTTTAAACGAAAAAAGGAGTGGTGTTTCCTCCCTGCCTAAAGACAGGGGTCTCCACACCAAAGAATTTGATGAAGCAGAAAATCACCAATATTCAGGCAGTCCCTGAACTGCCTTCACATCAACAACTTTTTCTGAACGGCACCCCCTTTGTCGTGATCCATACATCTTTGGTTGAAAAATTTGGATTACGTATCGGTTTAGAAATCGAAGCTGAAATCATCGAAAAGTTAATTGCAGCGGATGAAGTGATGCG
This genomic interval from Candidatus Poribacteria bacterium contains the following:
- a CDS encoding ThuA domain-containing protein, translated to MGKINTLVFAGGAIHDWKGCSDEIVKVLSQRDEFEITRVEEDLDALVSPNLDSYDLIVFYYTIGEISDAQKNGLLNHVASGKGYVGVHSAADSFRGCPEYRSMVGGYFVTHPRYRDYQVSIVDSEHEITEGLDEFVVTDEQYILDYDPRNHILASALWQGAAAPVAWTKNWGEGKVFYLALGHDAAACQHEMFGRLLERGALWAGSNGAE
- a CDS encoding TonB-dependent receptor, which translates into the protein MQKLLYLILIINLSLSLSWIPNAHTDAEKDCDMDVVEVEEVTVTATRAEKEPFKTPNAITVLNLKQLERTNAEHASNLLRDAVGVSAQQTTVGQGSPLLRGLTGYQTLIQVDWVRLNNSTFRSGPNQYTATIGPEMLDRAEVLLGSSSMLYGSGAMGGVVSFFTKTVPINPAQQTWDIHPRLFARYTTATQERLGRLEVTGNKGRFGFIAGGGVRFYGDMNPGSGYDLHYKNRKFEIVNEMPSGVKLYDYDEISKLSKDNIPERWLIDTEGPLGWKAYDADAKIAYQLSDTSTLNVAYQMWKQPQTPRYDKIAPQEFDEFFFEPQNRDLVYANYLVTPAAGSLDSFRLTASYHRQKEGRNEVVLDATSRRQRYDTVNTIGLSAQAVSSILPRQRLVGGGEFYMDMIQSRTVKTDLKTGTEDINEDVGRFINGSQFWDASLYLQDEITLHDRVELTLGGRATFYQTNADLSVRDKAFDAFNAFDNSLTGSAGVVVSLTEYLNFVSNFGTAFRAPSLNDTTAVEVTNEGVTAPSPDLGPETSWTVESGLKAKHSYFRGALTLFHSRVSGLVARKPVQEAYAGETLPQLHQDLITEYEGIDVLVFDNVDEAQFQGIELAGLIPIDPVWSVFGNAALIRGEVLKIGGKAPDPSKPWEARTRREPPLNGIVGVQWEPVNTQYWAMLYVRAAADQRRLNRSDIRDPRMPGKTRDPAEVEFDSNGYAVDAGTPGWWTLNVRGGIRLFDDTRLTLTLENLLDQRYRPHGTGVNAPGFNVSLSLDNRF
- the coaD gene encoding pantetheine-phosphate adenylyltransferase; the encoded protein is MPKKIAIFPASFDPVTNGHADLIDRICALGVFDELVVAIGVNPAKPARFTLDERTEMLQAVIEPYPQATIDGYTGLTVHYAQTRGACAIIRGLREISDFEWEFKMARMNQQIAPDIDTLFMMANTQYAHISSTLVMEVVQMAQRKVSAEKLREMVPAVVVEFIKKKFDVL